Proteins from one Humidesulfovibrio mexicanus genomic window:
- a CDS encoding HD domain-containing protein, giving the protein MRPVIPMAPMWPDLPPPPPPAPETARRPPWRAPSEARCVALWDRFKMPAHIRAHSAKVALVASQVAEAARAKGFEVCVDTVRASALLHDIAKAYCIKHGGHHGQLGGAWVMAVTGNPVLAQGVIHHMYWPFEMDFRRFFTPLAVLYGDKRVAHDTIVPIESRFGDLLDRYGKTQEIRDRIAETNRQAKQIESVLSQLLEKDLNAHDFDSRRLVD; this is encoded by the coding sequence ATGCGCCCAGTCATCCCCATGGCCCCCATGTGGCCAGACCTGCCGCCCCCGCCGCCGCCCGCGCCGGAAACGGCCCGCAGACCCCCCTGGCGCGCGCCTTCCGAGGCCCGCTGCGTGGCCTTGTGGGACCGCTTCAAGATGCCTGCGCACATCCGCGCGCACAGCGCCAAGGTCGCGCTGGTGGCCTCCCAGGTGGCCGAGGCGGCCAGGGCCAAGGGATTCGAGGTCTGCGTGGACACGGTGCGCGCCTCGGCCCTCCTGCACGACATCGCCAAGGCCTACTGCATCAAGCACGGCGGGCACCACGGCCAGCTGGGCGGGGCCTGGGTCATGGCGGTCACGGGGAACCCGGTGCTGGCGCAGGGCGTCATCCACCATATGTACTGGCCGTTCGAGATGGACTTCCGCCGCTTTTTCACCCCGCTGGCCGTGCTCTACGGCGACAAGCGCGTGGCCCACGACACGATCGTGCCCATCGAATCGCGCTTCGGCGATCTCCTTGACCGCTACGGCAAAACGCAGGAGATTCGCGACCGCATCGCGGAGACCAACCGGCAGGCCAAACAGATAGAAAGCGTTCTGTCGCAACTCTTGGAGAAGGATCTCAATGCGCATGATTTTGATAGCCGGCGGCTGGTCGACTGA
- a CDS encoding TusE/DsrC/DsvC family sulfur relay protein — protein MAILEFKGKKFEVDEDGFLLKFEEWNPEWVEFVKESEGIPVITENHQKVIDFLQDYYKKNGIAPMVRILSKVTGYKLKEIYELFPSGPGKGACKMAGLPKPTGCV, from the coding sequence ATGGCTATTCTCGAGTTTAAGGGAAAGAAGTTCGAGGTTGACGAGGACGGCTTTCTGCTGAAGTTTGAGGAATGGAACCCTGAGTGGGTGGAGTTCGTGAAGGAGAGCGAGGGCATCCCCGTCATCACCGAGAACCACCAGAAGGTCATCGACTTCCTGCAGGACTACTACAAGAAGAACGGCATCGCTCCCATGGTGCGCATCCTGTCCAAGGTGACCGGATACAAGCTGAAGGAGATCTACGAGTTGTTCCCCTCCGGCCCCGGCAAGGGCGCCTGCAAGATGGCCGGCCTGCCCAAGCCCACCGGCTGCGTGTAA
- the hypD gene encoding hydrogenase formation protein HypD, with product MSLELLDQFHDPALCKSVLERLRVTLDGQPLRFMEVCGTHTVAIFRSGLRSILPKEIVHLSGPGCPVCVTHEAEINAFLDLAGTPGVIIATFGDLMRVPGSRGRTLKAAQAEGARVSVVYSPPDAIKLAADNPDATVVFLGVGFETTAPGVAASILMARAQGVANYRVLSFHKLVPPALEALLSDPGTDIDGFIMPGHVSAIIGAEPYRPVAERFGKAAAVAGFEPLDILQALLFLAECKRDGRAEIANLYRRVVRDEGNAKARAVMAQVFRPADALWRGIGLIPGSGLEVADEYAAFDAKRQYGIVIKDCPPLPGCKCGEVLKGKLAPNLCPLFGRACTPANPVGPCMVSTEGSCAAYYKYQVD from the coding sequence GTGAGCCTCGAACTTCTCGACCAGTTCCACGACCCGGCCCTGTGCAAAAGCGTTCTGGAGCGCCTGCGCGTCACCCTGGACGGCCAGCCCCTGCGCTTCATGGAGGTCTGCGGCACGCACACCGTGGCCATCTTCCGCAGCGGACTGCGCTCCATCCTGCCAAAGGAGATTGTGCACCTCTCCGGCCCGGGCTGCCCGGTGTGCGTCACCCACGAGGCCGAGATCAACGCGTTTTTGGACCTGGCGGGAACGCCAGGCGTCATCATCGCCACCTTTGGCGACCTGATGCGCGTGCCCGGCAGCCGGGGGCGCACCCTCAAGGCCGCCCAGGCCGAGGGCGCGCGCGTAAGCGTGGTGTATTCCCCGCCCGACGCCATAAAGCTGGCGGCCGACAATCCGGACGCCACAGTGGTGTTTTTGGGCGTGGGCTTCGAGACCACGGCCCCGGGCGTGGCCGCCAGCATCCTCATGGCCAGGGCGCAGGGCGTGGCCAACTACCGCGTGCTCTCCTTCCACAAGCTGGTGCCCCCGGCGTTGGAGGCCCTGCTTTCCGACCCCGGCACGGACATCGACGGCTTCATCATGCCCGGGCACGTGTCGGCCATCATCGGCGCCGAGCCCTACCGCCCCGTTGCCGAGCGCTTCGGCAAGGCCGCGGCCGTGGCCGGGTTCGAGCCCCTGGACATTCTGCAGGCGCTGCTGTTTTTGGCCGAATGCAAACGCGACGGCCGGGCCGAGATCGCCAACCTGTACCGCCGCGTGGTGCGCGACGAGGGCAACGCCAAGGCCCGTGCGGTCATGGCCCAGGTGTTCCGCCCGGCCGATGCCCTGTGGCGCGGCATCGGGCTCATTCCCGGCTCCGGTTTGGAAGTGGCGGACGAATACGCCGCCTTTGACGCCAAGCGCCAGTACGGCATCGTCATCAAGGACTGCCCGCCTCTGCCCGGCTGCAAGTGCGGCGAGGTGCTGAAGGGCAAGCTGGCCCCCAACCTCTGCCCGCTTTTCGGACGCGCCTGCACGCCCGCCAACCCCGTCGGGCCGTGCATGGTCTCCACCGAGGGCTCCTGCGCGGCCTACTACAAATACCAGGTGGACTAG
- the hypE gene encoding hydrogenase expression/formation protein HypE, which translates to MSDKVLLDYGSGGKASQRLIGELFLKHFDNPELRRMNDGAVLSVGGRVAVSTDTFTVDPPFFPGGDIGALAVHGTVNDVAMMGATPRYLTCGFIIEEGLPMVELGRIVESMGAAARAAGVDIVTGDTKVVPKGAVDKIFINTTGIGDVIVDPAPAGDRAAPGDAILISGTLGDHGLAILSTRQGLAFETPLLSDCASLNHAIGALLRQLPDVHVLRDPTRGGLATTLNEIASASGVICEIVEDDIPVRAEVKGGCSLLGLDPLYLANEGKFICIVPEADAEAALAIMRADPLCGGARRIGSVLPTDKPGAPGRVLLRTGLGGKRLLGMLEGEQLPRIC; encoded by the coding sequence ATGAGCGACAAGGTGCTTCTTGACTACGGTTCCGGCGGCAAGGCTTCGCAGCGGCTCATCGGCGAGCTGTTCCTCAAGCATTTCGACAACCCCGAACTGCGGCGCATGAACGACGGCGCGGTGCTTTCCGTGGGCGGCAGGGTGGCCGTCAGCACCGACACCTTCACCGTGGACCCGCCGTTCTTTCCCGGCGGCGACATCGGCGCGCTTGCCGTGCACGGCACCGTGAACGACGTGGCCATGATGGGCGCCACGCCCCGGTACCTCACCTGCGGCTTCATCATCGAAGAAGGGCTGCCCATGGTCGAACTCGGGCGCATTGTCGAGTCCATGGGCGCTGCCGCGCGCGCGGCCGGGGTGGACATCGTCACCGGCGACACCAAGGTGGTGCCCAAGGGCGCGGTGGACAAGATCTTCATCAACACCACCGGCATCGGCGATGTCATTGTCGACCCGGCCCCGGCCGGGGACCGCGCCGCGCCCGGCGACGCCATCCTCATCAGCGGCACCCTGGGCGACCACGGCCTGGCCATCCTGTCCACCCGGCAGGGCCTGGCCTTCGAGACGCCCCTGCTCTCCGACTGCGCCAGCCTGAACCACGCCATCGGGGCGCTTTTGCGCCAGCTGCCGGACGTGCATGTGCTGCGCGACCCCACGCGCGGCGGCCTGGCCACCACGCTGAACGAGATCGCCAGCGCCTCCGGCGTCATCTGCGAGATCGTCGAGGACGACATCCCGGTGCGGGCCGAGGTCAAGGGCGGCTGCTCGCTCTTGGGCCTGGACCCGTTGTACCTGGCCAACGAGGGCAAGTTCATCTGCATCGTGCCCGAGGCCGACGCCGAGGCCGCGCTCGCCATCATGCGCGCGGACCCGCTGTGCGGCGGGGCCAGGCGCATCGGCTCCGTGCTGCCCACGGACAAGCCGGGCGCTCCCGGCCGCGTGCTGCTTCGGACCGGGCTGGGCGGCAAGCGCCTGCTCGGAATGCTTGAAGGCGAGCAGCTGCCGCGCATCTGCTAG
- a CDS encoding putative sensor domain DACNV-containing protein — MDSCIFPVDSVFIDALRRAVGPAPGDTPADRAQALLADAAQLAQLCSDCFWASLEQEEGRQVRGAIALCSPSASLLARSFTRPVPVSVKNLVELLTASPRSPLAVHGGAEGLEVWGIVDSEPEGGTRLRIAGNGKLLASRAGQVLALMHQGEVSIPVASDEASLAQLVARTLGMERALEQHANVPGRLIRIVSTMIRHGHGGSLVLTLPEDDSWRSAVSFRFCFDEASARVLYDSVRNFETMADEAKRGYDDLVSGRTGCDSLITLRERFEAVSFLRGLSESLFRRIGELGLVDGAVVMDMELRLYGFGAKLLYGPEEFDVATLDAVTGRLRKHVPLAELGGMRHQSAARFVNANRACDVFVASQDGRLSMFTWADVLQGVAVVQHLEHFLWEQQEG; from the coding sequence ATGGACTCGTGCATTTTCCCCGTGGATTCCGTCTTCATCGACGCGTTGCGGCGCGCCGTTGGGCCTGCGCCCGGTGATACGCCCGCCGACCGCGCCCAGGCCCTGCTGGCCGATGCCGCGCAGCTTGCGCAACTGTGTTCCGACTGTTTTTGGGCCAGCCTGGAGCAGGAGGAGGGCAGGCAGGTGCGCGGCGCCATCGCCTTGTGCTCGCCTTCGGCGTCGCTCTTGGCGCGCAGCTTTACCCGACCTGTGCCTGTCTCCGTCAAGAACCTGGTGGAGTTGCTAACGGCATCGCCGCGCAGCCCGCTGGCCGTGCATGGCGGTGCGGAGGGGCTGGAGGTCTGGGGCATCGTGGATTCCGAGCCGGAGGGCGGCACGCGGCTGCGCATTGCGGGCAACGGCAAGCTGCTGGCCTCGCGCGCCGGGCAGGTGCTCGCGCTTATGCACCAGGGCGAGGTGTCCATCCCCGTGGCCTCGGACGAGGCCTCGCTGGCGCAGCTTGTGGCGCGCACCCTGGGCATGGAGCGCGCCCTGGAGCAGCACGCCAATGTTCCGGGCAGGCTCATCCGCATCGTCAGCACCATGATCCGGCACGGGCACGGCGGCAGCCTCGTGCTCACCCTGCCGGAAGACGACTCCTGGCGCAGCGCTGTGAGCTTCCGCTTTTGTTTCGATGAAGCCAGCGCACGGGTGCTGTACGACTCGGTGCGCAATTTCGAGACCATGGCCGACGAGGCCAAGCGCGGCTATGACGACCTTGTTTCCGGGCGCACCGGCTGCGATTCGCTCATTACCCTGCGGGAACGCTTCGAGGCCGTGAGTTTCCTGCGCGGGCTGAGCGAATCGTTGTTCCGGCGTATCGGCGAACTGGGGCTGGTGGACGGCGCGGTGGTGATGGACATGGAACTGCGGCTCTACGGCTTCGGGGCCAAGCTGCTGTACGGGCCGGAGGAGTTTGACGTTGCGACGCTGGACGCGGTGACCGGGCGGCTGCGCAAGCATGTGCCCCTGGCGGAGCTGGGCGGAATGCGCCACCAGTCGGCTGCGCGCTTCGTCAACGCCAACCGGGCCTGCGATGTGTTCGTGGCCTCGCAGGACGGGCGGCTGTCCATGTTCACCTGGGCGGATGTGCTGCAGGGCGTCGCCGTGGTGCAGCATTTGGAACATTTCCTTTGGGAGCAGCAGGAAGGATAG
- a CDS encoding tetratricopeptide repeat protein — protein MFTRHVRTICATFFFAGVCGLHVQAALAQGAPQACLDAQSAMDARAPAQTQLDLLTRCLQSPGLPPEISASVLNNRGQIHYARHDAAAAMADFQQALRLAPKLAQAWYNLAIVHEEGGRRDEALKCYGRAVEAEPKFPAAFYRRCGLFWRMGQAAPAVEDCSQALSLLPGFAEARLMRAKALEALGKHEEALADLNEILSANPKNAVVLGLRGGVLAALDRKEEALADYDAMLALGPADRQTYLSRAVGLARLKEYDRAVADYGRVLAHKPDDVEALLGRGRVFFAMKQYGYAVQDGDLALKADPRNVQAHLDRGDAYFALEQHRNAVRDYSAAIELRPKNAQAYLKRAYAFKKLGENERAVADGATAKRLDPSLDVPNFASFWQSITSVFD, from the coding sequence ATGTTCACGCGACATGTTCGGACCATTTGCGCCACGTTTTTTTTCGCCGGGGTGTGCGGCCTGCATGTCCAGGCGGCCCTGGCGCAGGGCGCGCCGCAGGCCTGCCTGGACGCCCAAAGCGCCATGGACGCCCGCGCCCCGGCCCAGACGCAGCTGGACCTCCTCACCCGCTGCCTCCAGTCGCCAGGCCTTCCGCCGGAGATTTCCGCCTCCGTGCTGAACAATCGCGGACAGATCCACTATGCCCGCCATGACGCCGCCGCAGCCATGGCCGATTTCCAGCAGGCCCTGCGCCTGGCGCCAAAGCTCGCCCAGGCCTGGTACAATCTGGCCATCGTCCACGAGGAGGGCGGCCGGCGGGATGAAGCCCTCAAATGTTACGGCAGGGCCGTGGAGGCCGAGCCGAAATTTCCGGCCGCGTTCTACCGCCGCTGCGGACTTTTTTGGCGCATGGGCCAAGCCGCCCCGGCCGTGGAGGACTGCTCCCAGGCCCTGTCCCTGCTGCCCGGCTTCGCCGAAGCGCGCCTGATGCGGGCCAAGGCCCTGGAGGCCCTGGGGAAGCATGAGGAAGCCCTGGCCGACCTGAACGAGATCCTGTCCGCCAATCCGAAAAACGCCGTGGTCCTGGGGCTGCGCGGCGGCGTGCTGGCCGCCTTGGACCGCAAGGAAGAGGCCCTGGCCGACTATGATGCCATGCTGGCCCTTGGTCCCGCTGATCGGCAAACCTATTTGAGCCGGGCCGTGGGTTTGGCGCGCCTGAAGGAGTATGACCGCGCCGTGGCGGACTACGGGCGCGTCCTGGCCCACAAGCCCGACGACGTGGAGGCCCTGCTGGGCCGCGGCAGGGTGTTCTTCGCCATGAAGCAGTACGGCTACGCCGTGCAGGACGGCGACCTGGCCCTCAAGGCCGATCCCCGCAATGTGCAGGCCCACCTGGACCGGGGCGACGCCTACTTCGCCCTGGAGCAGCACCGCAACGCCGTGCGCGACTACAGCGCGGCCATCGAGCTGCGGCCCAAAAACGCCCAGGCCTACCTCAAGCGGGCCTACGCCTTCAAGAAGCTGGGCGAAAACGAGCGCGCCGTGGCCGATGGCGCCACGGCCAAGCGGCTGGACCCCAGCCTGGACGTGCCGAACTTCGCCTCGTTCTGGCAGTCCATCACATCCGTCTTCGACTAG
- a CDS encoding YXWGXW repeat-containing protein, translating into MNSRALAPLLAAALCIGLYATPALAQLSVSVTISDAPPPPRVERVHKHRPGWVWVPGTWYWEGGRHHWADGRWIKARPGQRWEPARWERRGPYYRYVAGGWAPDREYHHRDHDRDDHDRDHGRHGNGHGHRKHHRD; encoded by the coding sequence ATGAACAGCAGAGCCCTCGCCCCCCTCCTCGCCGCCGCACTCTGCATCGGCCTGTACGCCACCCCAGCCTTGGCGCAGCTTTCGGTCAGCGTCACCATCTCCGACGCCCCGCCCCCGCCGCGCGTGGAGCGGGTTCACAAGCACCGGCCCGGCTGGGTCTGGGTGCCCGGAACCTGGTACTGGGAGGGCGGACGCCACCACTGGGCCGACGGCCGCTGGATCAAGGCGCGGCCAGGCCAGCGCTGGGAACCCGCCCGCTGGGAACGCCGCGGGCCATACTACCGCTATGTGGCCGGGGGCTGGGCCCCGGATCGGGAATACCACCACCGCGACCATGACCGCGATGACCACGACCGCGACCACGGCCGCCATGGCAACGGGCACGGGCACAGGAAGCACCACCGCGACTAG
- a CDS encoding NAD(P)H-dependent glycerol-3-phosphate dehydrogenase, with the protein MKTAVIGAGSWGTTLADLLAKKGVPTTLWVREPELLAEMKETGRNTWFLPDIQLCPDLQLHANPARAFAGAKVFLLVVPSQFMRASLTSFRDILPKRPVMVCASKGIENGTLAPMSQVVAEALDGLSPRYAALSGPSFAKEVSLGMPTTVSLGCADKKLGRELQALFSTETFRVYTNPDFLGVELGGALKNVMAIGAGIADGLGFGHDARAALITRGLAEMSRLGKVMGAKPKTFMGLSGMGDLVLTCTGDLSRNRTVGMKLGQGRKLADILAETKTVAEGVRTTQSVFQLSRKLGVELPLTEQVYRILYEDKDPAQAVRDLMTRELKDE; encoded by the coding sequence ATGAAGACCGCCGTCATCGGCGCTGGGAGCTGGGGCACCACCCTGGCCGACCTGCTGGCGAAAAAAGGCGTTCCCACCACCCTCTGGGTGCGCGAACCCGAACTGCTGGCGGAAATGAAGGAAACGGGCCGCAACACCTGGTTCCTGCCGGACATCCAGCTCTGCCCGGACCTGCAGCTGCACGCGAACCCGGCCCGCGCCTTCGCCGGGGCCAAGGTGTTTTTGCTGGTGGTGCCCAGCCAGTTCATGCGCGCCAGCCTCACCAGCTTCCGCGACATCCTGCCCAAACGGCCGGTGATGGTCTGCGCCAGCAAGGGCATCGAAAACGGCACCCTCGCACCCATGAGCCAAGTGGTGGCCGAGGCCCTGGACGGCCTTTCCCCTCGCTACGCCGCCCTCTCCGGCCCCAGCTTCGCCAAGGAGGTGAGCCTGGGAATGCCCACCACCGTCAGCCTGGGCTGCGCGGACAAGAAGCTGGGCCGCGAGCTGCAGGCGCTGTTCTCCACCGAGACCTTCCGCGTGTACACCAACCCGGACTTCCTGGGCGTGGAGCTTGGCGGGGCGCTCAAGAACGTCATGGCCATCGGCGCTGGCATCGCCGACGGCCTGGGCTTCGGCCACGACGCGCGGGCCGCGCTCATCACCCGTGGCCTGGCCGAAATGAGCCGCCTGGGCAAGGTCATGGGCGCCAAGCCCAAGACCTTCATGGGCCTTTCGGGCATGGGCGACCTGGTGCTCACCTGCACGGGCGACCTCTCCAGAAACCGCACAGTGGGCATGAAGCTCGGTCAAGGCCGCAAGCTGGCCGACATTCTGGCCGAGACCAAGACCGTGGCCGAGGGCGTGCGCACCACGCAAAGCGTGTTCCAGCTCTCCCGCAAGCTGGGCGTGGAGCTGCCGCTCACCGAACAGGTCTACCGCATCCTGTACGAGGACAAGGACCCGGCCCAGGCCGTGCGCGACCTCATGACCCGCGAGCTCAAGGACGAATAG
- the ahbB gene encoding siroheme decarboxylase subunit beta, with the protein MSHAPAPQFTEAERRILALAGTDLPDSPTPYADIAAQAGATEAEVLALIARLKEEGIIRRFGATLRHQKAGYWHNAMVAWRVDDEAEALRVGELMAQRPEISHCYIRRTYPQWRYNLYTMIHGKNPGDTARVVEELERQTGVADHQTLASLRELKKTSMRYF; encoded by the coding sequence ATGAGCCATGCCCCAGCCCCCCAGTTCACCGAGGCCGAACGCCGCATCCTGGCCCTGGCCGGGACGGACCTGCCCGACTCGCCCACGCCCTATGCCGACATTGCGGCCCAGGCCGGAGCGACCGAGGCCGAGGTGCTGGCGCTCATCGCGCGGCTGAAGGAAGAAGGGATCATCCGCCGCTTCGGGGCCACCTTGCGCCACCAGAAGGCGGGCTACTGGCACAACGCCATGGTCGCCTGGCGCGTGGACGACGAGGCCGAGGCCCTGCGCGTGGGCGAGCTCATGGCCCAACGGCCCGAGATCAGCCATTGCTACATCCGCCGCACCTACCCCCAGTGGCGCTACAACCTCTATACCATGATCCACGGCAAGAATCCCGGCGACACCGCGCGCGTGGTGGAGGAGCTGGAACGCCAGACCGGCGTGGCCGACCACCAGACCCTGGCCTCGCTCCGCGAGCTCAAGAAAACCTCCATGCGCTACTTCTAG
- the hemL gene encoding glutamate-1-semialdehyde 2,1-aminomutase, with protein MTSTSQAYFERAQNILPGGVNSPVRACKSVGCEPVFIDRAAGSRMWSVDGEEFIDYVMSWGPMLLGHADKAVEEAAVAAARKGASFGAPCPAEVELGELIREIMPGMELLRMVSSGTEATMSAVRLARGFTGRAKVLKFDGCYHGHSDGFLVSAGSGVATLCIPGTPGVPDAIAGLTLLAPYNDLAGVEAQFQAHGGDIACVIVEPVAGNVGLIPPAPGFLEGLREICTRHGALLIFDEVISGFRAALGGAQQRFGVRPDLTTLGKIIGGGFPVGCYGGRKEIMAHIAPSGPVYQAGTLSGNPVAMAAGLATLKRLAAQDYAALERRTAAFAGELADILRAKGRDIVLNQLASMFTLFFTKTPVTDYATAKTSDNAAYGEFYRQMRAHGVNLAPSGFECAFTSFAHSDADLEATLKAARAVQI; from the coding sequence ATGACCAGCACGTCACAAGCCTATTTCGAACGCGCCCAGAACATTCTGCCCGGCGGCGTGAACAGCCCGGTGCGCGCGTGCAAGAGCGTGGGCTGCGAGCCGGTGTTCATCGACCGCGCGGCGGGAAGCCGCATGTGGAGCGTGGACGGAGAGGAGTTCATCGACTACGTCATGAGCTGGGGGCCGATGCTCCTGGGCCATGCGGACAAGGCCGTGGAAGAGGCGGCCGTGGCCGCGGCGCGCAAGGGCGCCAGTTTTGGCGCGCCCTGTCCGGCGGAGGTGGAGCTGGGCGAGCTGATCCGCGAGATCATGCCCGGCATGGAGCTGCTGCGCATGGTCAGCTCCGGCACGGAGGCCACCATGAGCGCCGTGCGCCTGGCGCGCGGCTTCACCGGCCGGGCCAAGGTGCTGAAGTTCGACGGCTGCTACCACGGCCATAGCGACGGCTTTCTGGTGAGCGCGGGCAGCGGCGTGGCCACCCTGTGCATTCCCGGCACCCCCGGCGTTCCCGACGCCATCGCCGGGCTTACCCTGCTGGCCCCCTACAACGATCTGGCCGGAGTCGAAGCCCAGTTCCAGGCCCATGGCGGCGACATCGCCTGCGTCATCGTGGAGCCCGTGGCGGGCAACGTGGGGCTTATTCCGCCTGCGCCGGGCTTCCTTGAGGGCCTGCGCGAGATTTGCACCCGCCACGGCGCGCTCTTGATCTTCGACGAGGTCATTTCCGGCTTCCGCGCGGCCCTTGGCGGCGCGCAGCAGCGCTTCGGCGTGCGCCCGGACCTGACCACCCTGGGCAAGATCATCGGCGGCGGCTTCCCCGTGGGCTGCTATGGCGGCAGGAAGGAGATCATGGCCCACATTGCGCCCAGCGGGCCGGTGTACCAGGCGGGCACGCTTTCCGGCAATCCCGTGGCCATGGCCGCTGGCCTCGCCACCCTGAAGCGTCTCGCCGCCCAGGATTACGCCGCCCTGGAGCGCCGGACGGCCGCGTTCGCCGGGGAGCTGGCGGACATCCTGCGCGCCAAGGGGAGGGACATCGTGCTGAACCAGCTGGCCAGCATGTTCACCCTCTTTTTCACCAAGACCCCGGTGACGGACTACGCCACGGCCAAGACCTCCGACAATGCGGCCTACGGCGAGTTCTACCGGCAGATGCGCGCGCATGGCGTCAACCTTGCGCCTTCGGGCTTCGAATGCGCCTTCACCTCCTTCGCCCACAGCGATGCGGACCTGGAGGCGACCCTTAAAGCGGCGCGCGCAGTGCAGATTTAA
- a CDS encoding PAS domain-containing protein, whose amino-acid sequence MSTTPQETLAACGGRRRPRGCAARPEHAACGEACPDLSTCLRKLIPGWACALIRFTLDSGGRACLPFASGSFESVHSMSLEAVHRDTTPLFHMVHPEDFDRVLVSMMHSARTLSPWQQEYRILPQEGGQRWLRSCLLPHPDGRGNVVGYGLIADVTEERRARDELLELCGLGQVGVFRADCSGRYLEVNRQYAELCGFQSPELLLQRFSSFREQCLEGAEEHGAMLRVLDRVEAIQLYALALRTADGGVAWISLNLRAQRDGQGRMTAWEGFCADITEQMQRQVLAGRCDAFSRASFGDDPALPARRKKEPAEAGSQGLCQVLAHVRADILWRLRLPRLS is encoded by the coding sequence ATGAGCACCACCCCCCAAGAGACCCTGGCCGCCTGTGGCGGCAGGCGTCGGCCGCGGGGCTGCGCCGCACGGCCCGAGCACGCAGCCTGTGGCGAAGCCTGCCCAGACCTTTCCACATGCCTGCGCAAGCTGATTCCCGGCTGGGCCTGCGCCCTGATCCGCTTCACGCTCGACTCCGGCGGCCGCGCCTGCCTGCCTTTCGCCAGCGGAAGCTTCGAATCCGTGCACAGCATGTCGCTTGAGGCCGTTCACCGCGACACGACCCCGCTGTTCCACATGGTGCATCCGGAAGACTTCGACCGCGTGCTGGTGTCCATGATGCACAGCGCGCGCACCCTCAGCCCCTGGCAACAGGAGTATCGCATCCTGCCGCAGGAAGGCGGCCAGCGCTGGCTGCGCAGCTGCCTGCTGCCCCACCCCGATGGCCGGGGCAACGTGGTGGGCTACGGGCTCATCGCGGACGTGACCGAGGAACGGCGCGCCCGCGACGAACTGCTGGAGCTGTGCGGTCTGGGGCAGGTGGGCGTGTTCCGCGCCGATTGCTCCGGCCGCTACCTGGAGGTGAACCGCCAGTACGCCGAGCTGTGCGGGTTCCAAAGCCCTGAGCTGCTGCTGCAACGGTTCAGCAGCTTCCGCGAGCAATGCCTTGAGGGCGCGGAGGAGCATGGGGCCATGCTGCGCGTGCTCGACCGCGTGGAGGCCATCCAGCTGTATGCCCTGGCCCTGCGCACGGCCGATGGCGGGGTGGCGTGGATTTCGCTGAACCTGCGCGCCCAGCGCGATGGGCAGGGGCGCATGACCGCCTGGGAAGGCTTTTGCGCGGACATTACGGAGCAGATGCAGCGGCAGGTGCTGGCAGGGCGCTGCGATGCATTCAGCCGCGCCAGTTTCGGCGACGACCCGGCCCTGCCCGCCCGGCGCAAAAAAGAGCCCGCCGAAGCGGGCTCCCAGGGATTGTGCCAAGTGTTGGCGCATGTGCGCGCCGACATCCTCTGGCGGCTCAGGCTGCCGCGCCTGTCTTAA
- a CDS encoding helix-turn-helix domain-containing protein, whose amino-acid sequence MSAAPDSFSPDAFVERLLQMRKATGRTGANIARLGEITKQTFSGYLHTGRLPSACVLANWVFRLGINANWLLTGEGPMFLEQAHRLDDPLLRRLGEHVAALRQEGADEAGIVRSLMEMLEAEQGGEAERLGQALAE is encoded by the coding sequence GTGAGCGCAGCACCAGATTCCTTTTCCCCGGACGCCTTCGTGGAGCGCCTGCTCCAGATGCGCAAGGCCACCGGCCGTACCGGGGCCAACATCGCCCGCCTGGGCGAGATCACCAAGCAGACCTTTTCCGGCTATCTGCACACCGGGCGTTTGCCCTCGGCCTGTGTGCTCGCCAACTGGGTATTTCGCCTGGGAATCAACGCCAACTGGCTGCTGACCGGCGAGGGGCCCATGTTTCTGGAACAGGCGCACCGCCTTGACGATCCCCTGTTGCGCCGCCTTGGCGAGCATGTGGCCGCATTGCGCCAGGAGGGAGCCGACGAGGCGGGCATTGTCCGTTCGCTCATGGAGATGCTTGAGGCGGAGCAGGGAGGAGAGGCCGAACGCCTCGGACAGGCGCTGGCGGAGTAA
- a CDS encoding NifB/NifX family molybdenum-iron cluster-binding protein yields MIKIAVPTCAGQVDEHFGQCESFTIYSINDDKAVVGQERFAPPPSCGCKSNLIPVLVERGVTVLVAGNMGEGAAERLKEAGIRVYRGAKGDVAEAVQAWLEGALKDKKTVCDGRCDGEKRDCQS; encoded by the coding sequence ATGATCAAGATCGCCGTGCCCACATGCGCAGGCCAGGTGGACGAGCACTTCGGCCAGTGCGAGTCCTTCACCATCTACAGCATCAACGACGACAAGGCCGTGGTGGGGCAGGAACGCTTCGCCCCGCCGCCGTCCTGCGGCTGCAAGTCCAATCTCATCCCCGTGCTTGTGGAGCGGGGGGTCACGGTGCTGGTGGCCGGAAACATGGGCGAAGGCGCGGCGGAACGTCTCAAGGAGGCGGGCATACGGGTGTATCGGGGCGCAAAAGGCGATGTGGCCGAAGCCGTGCAGGCCTGGCTCGAAGGCGCGCTCAAAGACAAGAAAACCGTCTGCGACGGACGCTGCGACGGCGAAAAACGCGACTGCCAGTCCTAG